DNA from Oryzisolibacter sp. LB2S:
CATGGCATGCACGGTCTTGTGGTCGAGCGGATCGACATTGATGCGCCGCACGTCGCCATGTACCCGGATCATGGGAGGCAGGCCCGCAGACAGATGCAGGTCCGAGGCCTTGTTCTTGACGCTGAAGGCGAGCAACTGGGTGATGTCCACAAATAATCCTTCGCACTTGATACGCTTGGCTACATATTATGACGATGATTGACAGCAACCTCCAGGGCGTGCGCGCGCGCATCGCGCGGGCCTGCCTGACGGCCGGCCGTGCGCCCGATACCGTGGCGTTGCTCGCCGTGTCCAAGACCTTCGGCCCCGAGGCCGTGCGTGAGGCCGCGCTCGTGGGCCAGCGCCTGTTCGGCGAGAACTACATCCAGGAGGCCGTGGACAAGATGGCCCGGCTGGCCACCATGGACCTGCCGCAGCCGCTGGAGTGGCACTGCATAGGCCCGATTCAGAGCAACAAGACGCGCCTGGTGGCCGAGCATTTCGACTGGGTGCACACGGTCGACAGGCTCAAGACAGCCGAGCGCCTGTCGGCGCAGCGGCCCGATGGCCTGGCGCC
Protein-coding regions in this window:
- a CDS encoding YggS family pyridoxal phosphate-dependent enzyme → MTMIDSNLQGVRARIARACLTAGRAPDTVALLAVSKTFGPEAVREAALVGQRLFGENYIQEAVDKMARLATMDLPQPLEWHCIGPIQSNKTRLVAEHFDWVHTVDRLKTAERLSAQRPDGLAPLEVCIQVNVDGGGTKSGVAPQQALELARAVARLPRLRLRGVMSIPDPLPDAAAELAVHRRVRELFDELRTQGGPGFEAFDTLSLGMTADLEAAIAAGSTMVRVGSGIFGARDYGARPA